A genomic stretch from Setaria viridis chromosome 1, Setaria_viridis_v4.0, whole genome shotgun sequence includes:
- the LOC117838467 gene encoding ethylene-responsive transcription factor ERF060, which produces MAAAIDMYKYYNTSAHQIAASSSSDQELAKALEPFITSASSSSSSPYHYYSSSSMTQDSYMPTPSYATFATSPLPTAAATSSSSFSQLPPLYSSPYAASAASGVTGPMGLNQLGPAQIQQIQAQFMMQQQQRGLHAAFLGPRAQPMKQSGSPPLAPAQSKLYRGVRQRHWGKWVAEIRLPKNRTRLWLGTFDTAEDAALAYDKAAFRLRGDMARLNFPALRRGGAHLAGPLHASVDAKLTAICQSLAGSKSGSPDAESSAASPPDSPKCSASTEGEEESVSAGSPPSPPLAPPVPEMAKLDFTEAPWDETEAFHLRKYPSWEIDWDSILS; this is translated from the coding sequence ATGGCCGCAGCCATAGATATGTACAAGTACTACAACACTAGTGCACACCAGATCgccgcctcctcttcttcgGATCAGGAGCTCGCGAAAGCACTCGAACCTTTTATAACGAGTGCttcctcttcgtcttcctcccccTACCACTActactcttcttcttccatgacCCAAGATTCTTACATGCCTACACCCTCCTACGCCACCTTCGCCACCTCGCCTcttcccaccgccgccgccacctcctcgtcGTCTTTCTCGCAGCTTCCGCCACTCTACTCGTCGCCTTACGCTGCTTCTGCGGCGTCGGGCGTGACTGGACCGATGGGCCTGAACCAGCTCGGCCCGGCCCAGATCCAGCAGATCCAGGCCCAGTTcatgatgcagcagcagcagaggggCCTGCACGCGGCATTCCTGGGCCCGCGGGCGCAGCCGATGAAGCAGTCCGGGTCGCCGCCGTTGGCGCCGGCGCAGTCGAAGCTGTACCGCGGCGTACGCCAGCGCCACTGGGGCAAGTGGGTGGCGGAGATCCGCCTCCCCAAGAACCGCACGCGGCTGTGGCTGGGCACCTTCGACACCGCCGAGGACGCGGCGCTCGCCTACGACAAGGCGGCGTTCCGCCTCCGCGGCGACATGGCGCGCCTCAACTTCCccgccctccgccgcggcggcgcgcacctGGCCGGCCCGCTCCACGCCTCCGTGGACGCCAAGCTCACCGCCATCTGCCAGTCCCTCGCCGGGTCCAAGAGCGGCTCCCCTGACGCCGAGTCCTCGGCCGCGTCCCCGCCGGACTCGCCCAAGTGCTCGGCGTCgacggagggggaggaggagtcGGTCTCCGCCGGCTCCCCGCCTTcaccgccgctggcgccgcccgTCCCGGAGATGGCGAAGCTGGACTTCACGGAGGCGCCGTGGGACGAGACGGAGGCCTTCCACCTGCGCAAGTACCCGTCCTGGGAGATCGACTGGGACTCCATCCTCTCATGA
- the LOC117858879 gene encoding uncharacterized protein, with protein MPPPMGASTEEDAVVVVAADAIATSAPDAGDPDSQGRKDRRRRKKRRPRAPTEEEVAARRFVLRWACPGREAASDDEQAAQAGRARVRRPRVAVELHAHSARSDGSLSPAELVERAHRNGVKVFALTDHDTMAGVPEAMEAAKRDPIRIIPGVEISAVHSPSDESGSEDPVHILAYYGTWGPARPQELERFLAGIREGRYARANEMLLKLRSLNMPMKLEDVCKIAGNGVAPGRLHVARAMVDAGYVENLRQAFSRYLYDGGPAYATGREPTGESVVQLVCQTGGVAVLAHPWALKNPAAVIKNLKAAGLHGIEVYRSDGKVSGLSDLADTYELLKLGGSDFHGRDDKEEPDVGSVDLPVLAVFKFLEIAKPIWHNAIKEIFASISERTTDLNGSNGFRRISSAGDFCILRLSSKDSELTDASEVEVLRAELADIGLTPQ; from the exons ATGCCTCCTCCCATGGGCGCTTCCACCGAGGAGGACGCGGTCGTGGTCGTGGCGGCCGATGCCATCGCCACGTCGGCGCCGGACGCGGGAGATCCGGACTCACAGGGGAGGAAggataggaggaggaggaagaagaggcggcCGAGGGCGccgacggaggaggaggtggccgcgCGGAGGTTCGTGCTCCGCTGGGCCTGCCCTGGCCGCGAGGCGGCGAGcgacgacgagcaggctgcGCAGGCCGGGAGGGCGCGGGTGCGGCGGCCGCGCGTTGCGGTGGAGCTGCACGCGCACTCGGCGCGCAGCGACGGCTCGCTCTCGCCCGCCGAGCTCGTCGAGCGCGCGCACCGCAACGGG GTGAAAGTATTCGCGCTGACTGATCATGACACCATGGCCGGCGTCCCGGAGGCCATGGAAGCGGCAAAACGGGATCCAATCAGGATCATCCCTGGCGTCGAGATCAGCGCCGTGCATTCGCCTAG TGACGAATCTGGGTCTGAGGATCCTGTGCACATTCTTGCATACTATGGTACCTGGGGTCCTGCTAGACCTCAAGAATTAGAGAGGTTTCTAGCGGGTATCAGGGAGGGCCGATATGCACGCGCAAACGAGATGCTACTGAAGCTTAGGAGCCTTAACATGCCAATGAAGCTGGAAGATGTGTGTAAGATAGCTGGGAATGGAGTGGCTCCCGGCAGATTGCATGTGGCCCGTGCCATGGTTGATGCTGGATATGTGGAGAATCTCAGGCAGGCTTTTAGCAGGTACTTGTACGATGGAGGACCTGCTTATGCCAC AGGTAGAGAACCGACCGGCGAATCCGTGGTGCAGCTAGTTTGTCAAACCGGGGGTGTAGCAGTTTTAGCTCATCCGTGGGCACTGAAAAATCCTGCTGCTGTGATAAAGAATTTGAAAGCTGCTGGTTTGCATGGTATTGAGGTCTATCGAAGCGATGGGAAAGTATCTG GATTGAGTGATCTAGCCGATACGTATGAGCTTCTGAAGCTTGGTGGATCAGATTTCCATGGACGGGATGACAAGGAGGAACCTGATGTTGGAAGTGTTGATCTTCCGGTCTTGGCTGTTTTTAAATTTCTTGAGATAGCAAAGCCAATCTGGCATAATGCAATCAAGGAAATATTTGCAAGTATCTCTGAAAGGACTACTGACTTGAATGGATCCAACGGATTTCGACGGATAAGTTCTGCTGGAGATTTCTGCATTTTGCGCCTTTCTTCTAAAGACTCAGAGCTGACAGATGCTTCCGAGGTTGAGGTCCTCCGAGCAGAACTTGCAGACATTGGCCTCACTCCTCAGTAA